The window GGTCGACCAGCTCCCGCGTCGGCACGCCCCGCGAGGTGTGGTAGCTGACGAGCTTCGTGATGGTGATCGGCACGCCCGCCTTGGCCTGCACCCGGAACACGTTCTTCGCGATGTCCGGCTCGCACAGAGTCCTGGCGTTGTACTGGTTCTCGGTCTCGACGATGTGGTCGGCCACCACCGCGACGGTCATGCCCGACGCCGCGACCCGGTACGACAGCGCCGAGCGCAGCCCGTCCTGCCAGTGCTCCGCGGGCTCCAGCACCCGGTCGGCGATGCGCTCCGCCTTGCGCGGGTCGAAGCCCGCGCCGCTCTTGGCTCCGATCGGCGTCCCCGCGTAAACACCGGCGCCGTCCTGGCGGTTCAGCAGCTGGCAGCTGATCGTGACGGGCGCATCCGCGTTCTCCACCACGACCTCGAGGCGCAGCACCGCGAGGTGACGCTCCTCGAAGCTCACCAGCCGCTGATCCCGCATGCGGACCCGCTTGCCCGACGGCGTCTCCCACACCACGCGACGCTCCAGCACGCCCGTGCGCATGTCGAGCGTGCGGGCGTACTCGCGCACGTCGGCGTCGTCGAGCGAGATCGGCTCGTCGTCGACGTACAGCCGCATCACCTTGGCGTCCGGCGCGTTCACGATGGTCTGCCCCACCTCGGCGAAGCCGTAGGCCTGCTCGGCGTGGCGGATCGGCCAGGTCTCGTGCAGCCCGTTGATGAAGGTGCCGTGCTCGTGCGCACCGCGGCCCTCGATGTGGTTGCCGCGCAGGCCGAGGTAGCCGTTGCCGACCGAGAACAGCGTCTCGCCGACACCCTCCTCCGAGTAGTGCGTCTCGATCAGACGCCACGGGTCGACGGGGAAGCGGTCGCGGTCGATCATGCGGTCTCCGGGATGTCGGTGCGGGTGTCGGGAAGCAGGGCGGCGAGGTCGTCGACCACGTGCGTGGCGCCGGCGGCGCGCAGCGCGTCGGCACCGGTGCCGCGGTCCACGCCGATCACGGTCGCATAGCCGGCGGCGGCGGCGGACGCGGCACCGGACGTGGCGTCCTCGACCGCGACGCTGCGGGCGGGGTCGACGCCCAGGCGGACGGCACCCGCCGCGAACATGTCCGGCGCGGGCTTGGAGGCCAGGCCGTCGTGCTCCGCGACCACGCCATCGACCACGACGCGGAAGAACGAGCGGATGCCGGCGGCGGCGAGCACCTCCTCGGCGTTCTTCGAGCTCGACACGACGCCCATCGGCACACCGGCCGCGTGCAGCCGCTCGACCAGAGCGAGCGAGCCGGGGAACGGGGCGATGCCCTGCCCGCGCAGCGACGCCGCGAAGGCGGCGTTCTTGCGGTTGCCGATCCCGCACACGGTCTCGGCCGAGGGGTCGTCGTCGACGGATCCCCACGGCACCTCGACGTTGCGGCTGCGCAGCAGGCTCGCGACCCCGTCGTAGCGCTTCTTGCCGTCGACATACGCGAAGTAGTCCTCGTCGGTGTACGGCGGGGTGATGCCCCAGCGCGCGAACACGTCGTCGAAGACGGCCTTCCACGCCCTCATATGCACCTCGGCGGTCGGCGTGAGCACGCCGTCGAGATCGAACAGCACTCCATCGGCGAGGAGCAGGTCGGGCAGCGCTTCTGGCACAGGGCCTCCAGGAGAAGGGCGAGGGACGGATCGGCACCTCTCCGTGCCACTGTGCCAGCGTAATGCGGGCGGCACGCACGGGGTAACCCCGCAGCCGCGATCAGAGCAGCTCGGCCGTCTGCCTGGCGATCTGGAGCTCCTCGTCGGTCGGCAGCACCAGCACCGTCACGCGCGACGCGTCGGTCGAGATCACCCGGATCCCGCGCTCTCTGGCGGTGTTGCGCTCCTGGTCGAGCTCGACGCCCGCGAAGCCCAGGGTCGCCAGGGCCGCCGCCCGCACCGGGGCCGCGTTCTCGCCGACGCCCGCCGTGAAGGAGATCACGTCGACCCCGCCGAGCTGCGCGATGTACGCCCCCGCATAGGCGCGGAGCCGGTGCACGTACACGTCGAAGGCCAGCACCGCCGCCTCGTCGCCCTCCGCGACCCCGGCGAGGATGTCGCGCATGTCGCTGCGCCCCGCCAGCCCCGCGAGTCCGCTGCGGGTGTTCAGCAGCGTGTCGAGGTCGTCGATCGTGTACCCCGCGCGTCGCGACAGATGCACGAGTGCCGCGGGGTCGAGGTCGCCCGACCGCGTGCCCATGACGAGCCCCTCCAGCGGCGTGAGCCCCATCGACGTCTCGACCGAGCGACCGCCGTCGATCGCGGTGACCGAGGCCCCGTTGCCGAGGTGGAACACCAGCTGGCGCAGCTCCCCCAGCGGTCGGTCGAGGAAGCGGGCCGCGGCCTCGCTCACGTACTGGTGGCTCGTGCCGTGGAACCCGTAACGGCGCACCCGGTGCTCGGCGGCGAGCTGCGCGTCGATCGCGTAGGTGTAGGCCGCGGGCGGAAGCGTCTGGTGGAAGGCCGTGTCGAACACCGCCACGTGCGGGACGGCGTCGAACACCGCACGCGCGGCCCGGATCCCGGCCAGGTTCGCGGGGTTGTGCAGCGGGGCGAGGACGGCCAGCTCGCCGATCTGCCGCTCCACGTCGGCGTCGATCAGCGTGGGGGCGTAGAAGCGTGCCCCGCCGTGCACCACCCGATGCCCGACGGCGACCGGCGGGTGCGCGTCGAGGGAGGGCCCGTGCGCCGCGAACTGCTCGCGCATCACCTCGAACGCGGCCGCGTGGTCGGGGATCGGCCGCTCCTCGCGGTACGTCGCATCGAGCATGGTCGGCACCGCGTCGGCGGCCACGACCGGGCGGACGGTGTGGGCCACCGGGCTCGACTCCTGGCCGATGCGCTCGATCAGCCCGCTCGCGAGCTCGTCCTCCCGCTCGACGTCGATCAGGCTGTACTTCAGCGAGGAGGATCCGCTGTTGATCACCAGGATCGCGCTCACGCCCGCTCCCCCTCTGCGCTCTGCGCCTGGATGGCGGTGATCGCGACCGTGTTGACGATGTCGTCCACGAGCGCCCCGCGCGACAGGTCGTTGATCGGCCTGTTGAGACCCTGCAGCACCGGACCGATCGCGACCGCTCCCGCCGACCGCTGCACGGCCTTGTAGGTGTTGTTGCCCGTGTTGAGGTCGGGGAACACGAAGACCGTCGCGCGGCCGGCCACCGCGGAGTCGGGCAGCTTGGCCTTGGCGACCGCGGCGTCGGCGGCGGCGTCGTACTGGATCGGGCCCTCCACGGGCAGCTCCGGCGCGCGCTCCCGCACGAGCGCCGTGGCCTGGCGCACCTTGTCGACGTCGGCGCCGCTGCCGGACTCCCCCGTGGAGTACGACAGCATCGCGACGCGCGGGTCGATCCCGAACTGCCGCGCCGTCGTCGCCGACGAGATCGCGATGTCGGCCAGCTGCTCCGCCGTGGGGTCGGGGATCACGGCACAGTCGCCGTACACCAGGACGCGGTCGGCGAGCGCCATCAGGAACACGCTGGACACGACCTCGACCCCCGGCTTGGTCTTGATGATCTCGAACGACGGGCGGATCGTATGGGCTGTCGTGTGCGCAGCCCCCGACACCATGCCGTCGGCGAGACCCAGGTGCACCATCATGGTGCCGAAGTACGACACGTCGGTGACCGTGTCGGCCGCCCGCTCCAGCGTGATGCCCTTGTGCGCGCGCAACCGGGCGTACTCCTCCGCGAACCGCTGCACCAGCTCGGGGTCGGTGGGGCTGAGGACCTGCGCGTCGGCGATGTCGACGCCGAGCTCGGAGGCCCGCGCGCGGATGGCGGCCTCGTCGCCCAGGATCGTGAGGTCGGCCACGTCTCGCGCGAGCAGCGTCGCGGCCGCGCGGAGGATGCGGTCGTCGTCGCCCTCCGGCAGCACGATCCGGCGACGGTCGGCCCGCGCCCGCTCCATCAGGCCGTACTGGAACATCAGCGGCGTGACCACGTGGGCCTCGGCGAGCCCGAGCTGCTCGGTCAGCTCGGCGATGTCGACGTGCGCCTGGAAGAGACCGAGCGCCCGCTCGTAGCGCCCGCGGGCATCGGCCGTGATCCGTCCGCGCGTCCCCATCACGCGCACCGCCGTGTCGTAGGTGCCCAGGTCGGTCGTGATGATCGGCACGGACGACGCGAACCCGTCGAGAAGCTGCAGGATGGGCGCGGGCAGCGGGAACGGCCCGTTGAGCACGATGCCGGCGATGCGCGGGAAGGTCCCGGAGGAATCGGCGAGCAGGGCGGCCAGGAGGACCTCCGTGCGGTCGGCGGGGATCACCACCACGGCCTCCTCCGTGATCCGCGGCAGCACGTTCACCATCGACATGCCGGCGACGACGATCGACAGGGCGACCGCGGTCAGGCGCTCCTCGTCGCCCGCGAGCAGCGTGCCGTCGATCGCCGCGAGGATGCCGCGGATGGACGGTGCCACGAGGGCGCGGTCCTCCGGGATCGCCCACACCGGGGTGCGGTCGGCCGGAAGCACGGCGCGAACGGCGGCGACGATCGGCTCCAGCGCCTCAGGGTCGGCGCGGTTGACCGCCACGGCGAACAGCTCCGCCCGTTCCGCGGCGAGCTCGGACAGCGCGAGGGCGGCGATCTGCCCCACGGCGGCGGGCGTGCGGGCGGTGGTGGTGCCCAGCTGCTCGGCCTGACGCTGCTGGT of the Microbacterium sufflavum genome contains:
- the pta gene encoding phosphate acetyltransferase — protein: MARSIYITSAEGHTGKSTIALGALDALMRVSPRVGVFRPIARSVAERDEILELLLAHDGVQLDYDDCIGVTYDDVRADPEAALATIVARFKAVEAQCDAVVIVGSDYTDVASPAELGFNARIAANLAAPVLLVLSGRDQQRQAEQLGTTTARTPAAVGQIAALALSELAAERAELFAVAVNRADPEALEPIVAAVRAVLPADRTPVWAIPEDRALVAPSIRGILAAIDGTLLAGDEERLTAVALSIVVAGMSMVNVLPRITEEAVVVIPADRTEVLLAALLADSSGTFPRIAGIVLNGPFPLPAPILQLLDGFASSVPIITTDLGTYDTAVRVMGTRGRITADARGRYERALGLFQAHVDIAELTEQLGLAEAHVVTPLMFQYGLMERARADRRRIVLPEGDDDRILRAAATLLARDVADLTILGDEAAIRARASELGVDIADAQVLSPTDPELVQRFAEEYARLRAHKGITLERAADTVTDVSYFGTMMVHLGLADGMVSGAAHTTAHTIRPSFEIIKTKPGVEVVSSVFLMALADRVLVYGDCAVIPDPTAEQLADIAISSATTARQFGIDPRVAMLSYSTGESGSGADVDKVRQATALVRERAPELPVEGPIQYDAAADAAVAKAKLPDSAVAGRATVFVFPDLNTGNNTYKAVQRSAGAVAIGPVLQGLNRPINDLSRGALVDDIVNTVAITAIQAQSAEGERA
- a CDS encoding beta-phosphoglucomutase family hydrolase: MPEALPDLLLADGVLFDLDGVLTPTAEVHMRAWKAVFDDVFARWGITPPYTDEDYFAYVDGKKRYDGVASLLRSRNVEVPWGSVDDDPSAETVCGIGNRKNAAFAASLRGQGIAPFPGSLALVERLHAAGVPMGVVSSSKNAEEVLAAAGIRSFFRVVVDGVVAEHDGLASKPAPDMFAAGAVRLGVDPARSVAVEDATSGAASAAAAGYATVIGVDRGTGADALRAAGATHVVDDLAALLPDTRTDIPETA
- a CDS encoding acetate/propionate family kinase, with the translated sequence MSAILVINSGSSSLKYSLIDVEREDELASGLIERIGQESSPVAHTVRPVVAADAVPTMLDATYREERPIPDHAAAFEVMREQFAAHGPSLDAHPPVAVGHRVVHGGARFYAPTLIDADVERQIGELAVLAPLHNPANLAGIRAARAVFDAVPHVAVFDTAFHQTLPPAAYTYAIDAQLAAEHRVRRYGFHGTSHQYVSEAAARFLDRPLGELRQLVFHLGNGASVTAIDGGRSVETSMGLTPLEGLVMGTRSGDLDPAALVHLSRRAGYTIDDLDTLLNTRSGLAGLAGRSDMRDILAGVAEGDEAAVLAFDVYVHRLRAYAGAYIAQLGGVDVISFTAGVGENAAPVRAAALATLGFAGVELDQERNTARERGIRVISTDASRVTVLVLPTDEELQIARQTAELL